DNA from Amorphoplanes friuliensis DSM 7358:
CCCGGATCTGTCCGTGCAGCGGCGTACCGCCGTGTACGGCCAGGACGTCGTCGGTCAACGCAACCTCCAGAGGGGGGCGCGTCGGCGCGCCCGGGAACGAATAGGGGTGCAGCCGTGTCTGGGGGACCTGCGGCTGCCGCCCGGGCAGCATAGCCCTGAGTGACCGTTGCAGAAATCACCACAACGCCCAGGGCGGCACGAATTGCTGATGATTAAGGCAACAAAAAGGTGGAGCCGTGCGCACGGCTCATCACCGATTACGAAGAGTGATCGTTTAGGGGAGGGCGAGCATCTGGTCGAGCGCCACCCGGGCGTACTTCGCGGTGTCGGCGTCGACCGAGATCTGGTTGGGGACGCGACCCGCCACGAGCTCCTCGAGGGACCACACGAGGTGCGGGAGATCGATGCGGTTCATCGTCGAGCAGTAGCAGACCGCCCGGTCGAGGAACATGATCTGCTTGTCCGGGTGGGCGAGTGCCATCCGCCGGACGAGGTTGAGCTCGGTGCCGACGGCCCATGACGAGCCGGCGGGCGCGGCGTCGAGCGCCTTGATGATGTATTCGGTGGAGCCGACCTCGTCGGCCGCGCGGACGACCTCGTGGCGGCACTCGGGGTGGACCAGCACGCGCACGCCGGGCACGCGCTCGCGGACCTCGCGGACGCTGTCGAGGGTGAAACGGCCGTGCACCGAGCAGTGCCCGCGCCAGAGGATCATCTTGGCCTCGCGGAGCTGCTCGGGGGTGAGCCCGCCGTGCGGCTTGTGCGGGTCCCAGAGGACGCAGTCGTCGAGCGTGAGACCCATCTCGAGGACGGCGGTGTTCCGGCCGAGGTGCTGGTCGGGGAGGAAAAAGACCTTCTGACCCCGCTCGAACGCCCAGGTCAGAGCCCGCTTGGCGTTGGACGAGGTGCAGACGACACCCTCGTTGCGCCCGACGAAGCCCTTGATGTCGGCGGAGCTGTTCATGTAGGTCACCGGGACGATGTCGTCCGCGATGCCCAGGTCGGTGAACTCGTCCCAGGCCGCCTCGACCTGACCCAGCACGGCCATGTCGGCCATCGAGCAGCCGGCTGCGAGGTCGGGAAGCACGACACGCTGGCCCGGGCCGGTGAGGATGTCGGCGCTCTCGGCCATGAAGTGCACACCGCAGAAGATGATGAACTCGGCGTCGGGGCGCGCCGCGGCCTCGCGGGCGAGCTTGAACGAGTCACCGGTCACGTCGGCGAACTGGATGACCTCGTCGCGCTGGTAGTGGTGGCCGAGCACGAAGACGCGGTCGCCGAGTGCCGCCTTGGCGGCGGTGGCCCGCGCGACGAGGTCCGGGTCGCTGGCCGCCGGCAGATCGCCGGGGCAGTCGACGCCACGCTCACTGGCGGGGTCGGTGCCCCGGCCGAGCAGCAGCAGCGCCGTGGCGGTGTTCGAGGGTTCGGTCCAGGTAGACGTCACGGCTTCATGTTTCCACAACGTTGCCGTGCCGTCGGCCGTCGAGAGGGTGTCTTAGGGCACTCAG
Protein-coding regions in this window:
- the nadA gene encoding quinolinate synthase NadA — its product is MTSTWTEPSNTATALLLLGRGTDPASERGVDCPGDLPAASDPDLVARATAAKAALGDRVFVLGHHYQRDEVIQFADVTGDSFKLAREAAARPDAEFIIFCGVHFMAESADILTGPGQRVVLPDLAAGCSMADMAVLGQVEAAWDEFTDLGIADDIVPVTYMNSSADIKGFVGRNEGVVCTSSNAKRALTWAFERGQKVFFLPDQHLGRNTAVLEMGLTLDDCVLWDPHKPHGGLTPEQLREAKMILWRGHCSVHGRFTLDSVREVRERVPGVRVLVHPECRHEVVRAADEVGSTEYIIKALDAAPAGSSWAVGTELNLVRRMALAHPDKQIMFLDRAVCYCSTMNRIDLPHLVWSLEELVAGRVPNQISVDADTAKYARVALDQMLALP